In Astatotilapia calliptera chromosome 16, fAstCal1.2, whole genome shotgun sequence, one genomic interval encodes:
- the znf148 gene encoding zinc finger protein 148 isoform X1, whose protein sequence is MNTEDKLEGMLLKCSSGGIDGGGRVGLGSGGGLVVMTLGERSLANHPLLAEDDDDEDDDEDLTRSSLVTHDLVPPEQLMMQEEMTKNSGGGEEEGGAEVGEHFPLKLTNKFPCLLHMPLSIKQELKLSEPAVYIKKDKKAIKDLTMCPKKKKRKQRSPAKILSINDDGSLGIPNPKCHVCTHCNAAFRTNYHLQRHVFIHTGEKPFQCSQCDMRFIQKYLLQRHEKIHTGEKPFRCDECGMRFIQKYHMERHKRTHSGEKPYQCDYCHQYFSRTDRVLKHRRMCHENRERKANKTAGKVGPLREADSLGPPFVAKECSLPKKKRQKCTDKSSGASTTAQTEGHTFTVVETEEKEEQKGSLSLYAVSSKVKHEYVIADYSVDLPEETANQHQDGDVSSEETTSPKLLLKKVRKRSLKQSTEQTPPCLSTLPSFEENTKVAQYTFEIVDKQGLLDVEGNSELESVETLQGGQTKPAASSTNYDDAMQFLKKKRYLQAAMANNSRDYGLNTSSISSQPPVTQTVVSTVIDETVPATILEPQPMNTEIKTPHDKNVLPDEVLQTLLDHYSNKANGQSDISFSVADTEVTSSISINSSDVSDSSPVESLGTSSAQAQPPAEKVSLLQEYSKFLQQALERTSQNDSYLTSQSLSLVSENPTLAGQPLFSTEKQFPSPSRFKSGMSSPLRSTLEKPHYGLLVGDSQHSFSFSGDETTPPSAVSPAEEDFLEQVSPSKKTDSSQGILQTFQISSFEQNFKSHFQTSRSAASSQFTVANGQVSVRGHSTEFSEFPLVRVTETRSQLNSSPDVSTSESFG, encoded by the exons ATGAACACTGAGGACAAACTGGAAGGCATGCTGCTGAAGTGCAGCAGCGGAGGAATAGACGGAGGAGGGAGAGTTGGCCTGGGCAGCGGAGGAGGACTGGTGGTGATGACACTCGGGGAACGATCGCTGGCTAACCACCCTCTGCTGGCCGAGGATGACGACGACGAAGACGACGACGAGGACTTGACTCGAAGCTCGCTGGTCACTCACGACCTGGTCCCTCCAGAGCAGCTGATGATGCAGGAGGAGATGACGAAGAATAGCggtggaggagaagaggagggaggagcCGAGGTGGGAGAGCATTTCCCCCTAAAACTCACGAATAAGTTTCCCTGCTTGCTTCATATGCCA TTGAGCATCAAGCAGGAGCTGAAGTTGTCTGAGCCAGCGGTCTatataaagaaagacaaaaaggcaATCAAGGATCTGACAATGTGtcccaagaagaaaaaaaggaagcagcGATCACCAGCAAAG ATTCTCAGCATCAATGACGATGGCTCATTGGGCATACCAAACCCCAAGTGTCACGTCTGTACTCACTGTAATGCTGCGTTCAGAACCAACTACCATCTACAGAGGCATGTCTTCATTCACACTG GTGAGAAGCCGTTTCAGTGCAGCCAGTGTGACATGCGCTTTATTCAGAAGTATCTTCTCCAGAGACATGAGAAGATCCACACCG GTGAGAAGCCTTTTCgctgtgatgagtgtgggaTGAGGTTCATCCAGAAGTACCACATGGAGAGGCACAAAAGGACTCACAGTGGAGAGAAGCCCTACCAATGTGACTATTGTCACCAG TACTTTTCCAGAACAGACCGGGTTTTAAAGCACAGAAGAATGTGTCACGAGAACAGAGAGCGAAAGGCGAACAAGACTGCCGGTAAAGTCGGACCTTTACGTGAAGCAGACTCTTTAGGGCCCCCCTTTGTTGCCAAAGAGTGCTCACTGCCCAAGAAAAAGCGCCAAAAGTGTACAGACAAGAGTTCAGGAGCTTCCACTACTGCCCAGACAGAAGGGCACACTTTTACCGTGGtagaaacagaagagaaagaggagcaAAAGGGAAGTCTTTCTCTATATGCTGTGTCCTCCAAAGTCAAACATGAGTACGTGATTGCTGACTACTCTGTGGACCTTCCTGAAGAAACGGCTAACCAACACCAAGATGGCGACGTCTCTTCGGAAGAAACAACTTCTCCTAAGCTACTTCTGAAGAAAGTCCGCAAGCGGAGTCTTAAGCAGTCGACTGAACAAACTCCTCCTTGCTTGTCCACTTTACCCTCCTTTGAGGAAAATACTAAGGTGGCACAGTACACCTTTGAGATCGTGGACAAGCAAGGCCTCTTAGACGTAGAAGGCAACAGTGAACTCGAATCAGTTGAAACTCTTCAAGGAGGACAAACAAAAccagcagccagcagcacaAACTATGACGACGCGATGCAGTTTCTCAAGAAGAAACGTTACCTTCAAGCTGCAATGGCTAACAACAGCCGGGATTATGGCCTGAACACGAGCAGCATCTCCTCTCAGCCACCTGTTACACAAACTGTGGTGTCAACAGTCATCGACGAAACTGTTCCCGCCACCATCCTGGAGCCCCAACCCATGAACACAGAGATTAAGACTCCTCATGACAAGAATGTTTTGCCTGATGAGGTTCTTCAGACACTGTTGGACCACTACTCCAACAAAGCCAATGGGCAATCAGACATTTCTTTCAGTGTGGCTGACACAGAGGTTACCTCAAGTATATCTATCAATTCCTCCGATGTTTCTGACAGCAGTCCGGTCGAGAGCCTCGGAACATCCAGCGCTCAGGCTCAGCCGCCTGCAGAGAAAGTGAGTCTCTTGCAAGAATACTCCAAATTTCTCCAGCAAGCACTGGAGAGGACCAGCCAGAATGACAGCTACCTGACCAGCCAGAGCCTCAGCTTGGTCTCTGAAAACCCCACATTAGCTGGACAGCCTCTGTTCTCCACAGAGAAACAGTTTCCTTCCCCCAGCAGGTTCAAATCAGGGATGAGCTCTCCACTAAGGTCCACCTTAGAGAAACCTCACTATGGGTTGCTGGTCGGGGACTCCCAGCACTCGTTTTCCTTTTCAGGCGACGAGACCACCCCTCCCTCTGCGGTGTCCCCAGCTGAGGAGGACTTTCTGGAGCAGGTCTCTCCCTCAAAAAAGACTGACTCTTCACAAGGGATACTACAGACTTTTCAAATAAGCTCCTTTGAACAGAACTTCAAATCTCATTTCCAGACGTCAAGATCTGCAGCCTCCTCGCAGTTTACGGTTGCCAACGGACAAGTGAGTGTTCGAGGACACAGCACAGAATTCTCAGAGTTCCCTTTAGTCCGAGTCACTGAGACCAGGTCTCAACTGAACTCATCCCCTGACGTTTCGACCAGTGAATCGTTTGGCTGA
- the znf148 gene encoding zinc finger protein 148 isoform X2, translating to MNTEDKLEGMLLKCSSGGIDGGGRVGLGSGGGLVVMTLGERSLANHPLLAEDDDDEDDDEDLTRSSLVTHDLVPPEQLMMQEEMTKNSGGGEEEGGAELSIKQELKLSEPAVYIKKDKKAIKDLTMCPKKKKRKQRSPAKILSINDDGSLGIPNPKCHVCTHCNAAFRTNYHLQRHVFIHTGEKPFQCSQCDMRFIQKYLLQRHEKIHTGEKPFRCDECGMRFIQKYHMERHKRTHSGEKPYQCDYCHQYFSRTDRVLKHRRMCHENRERKANKTAGKVGPLREADSLGPPFVAKECSLPKKKRQKCTDKSSGASTTAQTEGHTFTVVETEEKEEQKGSLSLYAVSSKVKHEYVIADYSVDLPEETANQHQDGDVSSEETTSPKLLLKKVRKRSLKQSTEQTPPCLSTLPSFEENTKVAQYTFEIVDKQGLLDVEGNSELESVETLQGGQTKPAASSTNYDDAMQFLKKKRYLQAAMANNSRDYGLNTSSISSQPPVTQTVVSTVIDETVPATILEPQPMNTEIKTPHDKNVLPDEVLQTLLDHYSNKANGQSDISFSVADTEVTSSISINSSDVSDSSPVESLGTSSAQAQPPAEKVSLLQEYSKFLQQALERTSQNDSYLTSQSLSLVSENPTLAGQPLFSTEKQFPSPSRFKSGMSSPLRSTLEKPHYGLLVGDSQHSFSFSGDETTPPSAVSPAEEDFLEQVSPSKKTDSSQGILQTFQISSFEQNFKSHFQTSRSAASSQFTVANGQVSVRGHSTEFSEFPLVRVTETRSQLNSSPDVSTSESFG from the exons ATGAACACTGAGGACAAACTGGAAGGCATGCTGCTGAAGTGCAGCAGCGGAGGAATAGACGGAGGAGGGAGAGTTGGCCTGGGCAGCGGAGGAGGACTGGTGGTGATGACACTCGGGGAACGATCGCTGGCTAACCACCCTCTGCTGGCCGAGGATGACGACGACGAAGACGACGACGAGGACTTGACTCGAAGCTCGCTGGTCACTCACGACCTGGTCCCTCCAGAGCAGCTGATGATGCAGGAGGAGATGACGAAGAATAGCggtggaggagaagaggagggaggagcCGAG TTGAGCATCAAGCAGGAGCTGAAGTTGTCTGAGCCAGCGGTCTatataaagaaagacaaaaaggcaATCAAGGATCTGACAATGTGtcccaagaagaaaaaaaggaagcagcGATCACCAGCAAAG ATTCTCAGCATCAATGACGATGGCTCATTGGGCATACCAAACCCCAAGTGTCACGTCTGTACTCACTGTAATGCTGCGTTCAGAACCAACTACCATCTACAGAGGCATGTCTTCATTCACACTG GTGAGAAGCCGTTTCAGTGCAGCCAGTGTGACATGCGCTTTATTCAGAAGTATCTTCTCCAGAGACATGAGAAGATCCACACCG GTGAGAAGCCTTTTCgctgtgatgagtgtgggaTGAGGTTCATCCAGAAGTACCACATGGAGAGGCACAAAAGGACTCACAGTGGAGAGAAGCCCTACCAATGTGACTATTGTCACCAG TACTTTTCCAGAACAGACCGGGTTTTAAAGCACAGAAGAATGTGTCACGAGAACAGAGAGCGAAAGGCGAACAAGACTGCCGGTAAAGTCGGACCTTTACGTGAAGCAGACTCTTTAGGGCCCCCCTTTGTTGCCAAAGAGTGCTCACTGCCCAAGAAAAAGCGCCAAAAGTGTACAGACAAGAGTTCAGGAGCTTCCACTACTGCCCAGACAGAAGGGCACACTTTTACCGTGGtagaaacagaagagaaagaggagcaAAAGGGAAGTCTTTCTCTATATGCTGTGTCCTCCAAAGTCAAACATGAGTACGTGATTGCTGACTACTCTGTGGACCTTCCTGAAGAAACGGCTAACCAACACCAAGATGGCGACGTCTCTTCGGAAGAAACAACTTCTCCTAAGCTACTTCTGAAGAAAGTCCGCAAGCGGAGTCTTAAGCAGTCGACTGAACAAACTCCTCCTTGCTTGTCCACTTTACCCTCCTTTGAGGAAAATACTAAGGTGGCACAGTACACCTTTGAGATCGTGGACAAGCAAGGCCTCTTAGACGTAGAAGGCAACAGTGAACTCGAATCAGTTGAAACTCTTCAAGGAGGACAAACAAAAccagcagccagcagcacaAACTATGACGACGCGATGCAGTTTCTCAAGAAGAAACGTTACCTTCAAGCTGCAATGGCTAACAACAGCCGGGATTATGGCCTGAACACGAGCAGCATCTCCTCTCAGCCACCTGTTACACAAACTGTGGTGTCAACAGTCATCGACGAAACTGTTCCCGCCACCATCCTGGAGCCCCAACCCATGAACACAGAGATTAAGACTCCTCATGACAAGAATGTTTTGCCTGATGAGGTTCTTCAGACACTGTTGGACCACTACTCCAACAAAGCCAATGGGCAATCAGACATTTCTTTCAGTGTGGCTGACACAGAGGTTACCTCAAGTATATCTATCAATTCCTCCGATGTTTCTGACAGCAGTCCGGTCGAGAGCCTCGGAACATCCAGCGCTCAGGCTCAGCCGCCTGCAGAGAAAGTGAGTCTCTTGCAAGAATACTCCAAATTTCTCCAGCAAGCACTGGAGAGGACCAGCCAGAATGACAGCTACCTGACCAGCCAGAGCCTCAGCTTGGTCTCTGAAAACCCCACATTAGCTGGACAGCCTCTGTTCTCCACAGAGAAACAGTTTCCTTCCCCCAGCAGGTTCAAATCAGGGATGAGCTCTCCACTAAGGTCCACCTTAGAGAAACCTCACTATGGGTTGCTGGTCGGGGACTCCCAGCACTCGTTTTCCTTTTCAGGCGACGAGACCACCCCTCCCTCTGCGGTGTCCCCAGCTGAGGAGGACTTTCTGGAGCAGGTCTCTCCCTCAAAAAAGACTGACTCTTCACAAGGGATACTACAGACTTTTCAAATAAGCTCCTTTGAACAGAACTTCAAATCTCATTTCCAGACGTCAAGATCTGCAGCCTCCTCGCAGTTTACGGTTGCCAACGGACAAGTGAGTGTTCGAGGACACAGCACAGAATTCTCAGAGTTCCCTTTAGTCCGAGTCACTGAGACCAGGTCTCAACTGAACTCATCCCCTGACGTTTCGACCAGTGAATCGTTTGGCTGA
- the znf148 gene encoding zinc finger protein 148 isoform X3 — MCPKKKKRKQRSPAKILSINDDGSLGIPNPKCHVCTHCNAAFRTNYHLQRHVFIHTGEKPFQCSQCDMRFIQKYLLQRHEKIHTGEKPFRCDECGMRFIQKYHMERHKRTHSGEKPYQCDYCHQYFSRTDRVLKHRRMCHENRERKANKTAGKVGPLREADSLGPPFVAKECSLPKKKRQKCTDKSSGASTTAQTEGHTFTVVETEEKEEQKGSLSLYAVSSKVKHEYVIADYSVDLPEETANQHQDGDVSSEETTSPKLLLKKVRKRSLKQSTEQTPPCLSTLPSFEENTKVAQYTFEIVDKQGLLDVEGNSELESVETLQGGQTKPAASSTNYDDAMQFLKKKRYLQAAMANNSRDYGLNTSSISSQPPVTQTVVSTVIDETVPATILEPQPMNTEIKTPHDKNVLPDEVLQTLLDHYSNKANGQSDISFSVADTEVTSSISINSSDVSDSSPVESLGTSSAQAQPPAEKVSLLQEYSKFLQQALERTSQNDSYLTSQSLSLVSENPTLAGQPLFSTEKQFPSPSRFKSGMSSPLRSTLEKPHYGLLVGDSQHSFSFSGDETTPPSAVSPAEEDFLEQVSPSKKTDSSQGILQTFQISSFEQNFKSHFQTSRSAASSQFTVANGQVSVRGHSTEFSEFPLVRVTETRSQLNSSPDVSTSESFG, encoded by the exons ATGTGtcccaagaagaaaaaaaggaagcagcGATCACCAGCAAAG ATTCTCAGCATCAATGACGATGGCTCATTGGGCATACCAAACCCCAAGTGTCACGTCTGTACTCACTGTAATGCTGCGTTCAGAACCAACTACCATCTACAGAGGCATGTCTTCATTCACACTG GTGAGAAGCCGTTTCAGTGCAGCCAGTGTGACATGCGCTTTATTCAGAAGTATCTTCTCCAGAGACATGAGAAGATCCACACCG GTGAGAAGCCTTTTCgctgtgatgagtgtgggaTGAGGTTCATCCAGAAGTACCACATGGAGAGGCACAAAAGGACTCACAGTGGAGAGAAGCCCTACCAATGTGACTATTGTCACCAG TACTTTTCCAGAACAGACCGGGTTTTAAAGCACAGAAGAATGTGTCACGAGAACAGAGAGCGAAAGGCGAACAAGACTGCCGGTAAAGTCGGACCTTTACGTGAAGCAGACTCTTTAGGGCCCCCCTTTGTTGCCAAAGAGTGCTCACTGCCCAAGAAAAAGCGCCAAAAGTGTACAGACAAGAGTTCAGGAGCTTCCACTACTGCCCAGACAGAAGGGCACACTTTTACCGTGGtagaaacagaagagaaagaggagcaAAAGGGAAGTCTTTCTCTATATGCTGTGTCCTCCAAAGTCAAACATGAGTACGTGATTGCTGACTACTCTGTGGACCTTCCTGAAGAAACGGCTAACCAACACCAAGATGGCGACGTCTCTTCGGAAGAAACAACTTCTCCTAAGCTACTTCTGAAGAAAGTCCGCAAGCGGAGTCTTAAGCAGTCGACTGAACAAACTCCTCCTTGCTTGTCCACTTTACCCTCCTTTGAGGAAAATACTAAGGTGGCACAGTACACCTTTGAGATCGTGGACAAGCAAGGCCTCTTAGACGTAGAAGGCAACAGTGAACTCGAATCAGTTGAAACTCTTCAAGGAGGACAAACAAAAccagcagccagcagcacaAACTATGACGACGCGATGCAGTTTCTCAAGAAGAAACGTTACCTTCAAGCTGCAATGGCTAACAACAGCCGGGATTATGGCCTGAACACGAGCAGCATCTCCTCTCAGCCACCTGTTACACAAACTGTGGTGTCAACAGTCATCGACGAAACTGTTCCCGCCACCATCCTGGAGCCCCAACCCATGAACACAGAGATTAAGACTCCTCATGACAAGAATGTTTTGCCTGATGAGGTTCTTCAGACACTGTTGGACCACTACTCCAACAAAGCCAATGGGCAATCAGACATTTCTTTCAGTGTGGCTGACACAGAGGTTACCTCAAGTATATCTATCAATTCCTCCGATGTTTCTGACAGCAGTCCGGTCGAGAGCCTCGGAACATCCAGCGCTCAGGCTCAGCCGCCTGCAGAGAAAGTGAGTCTCTTGCAAGAATACTCCAAATTTCTCCAGCAAGCACTGGAGAGGACCAGCCAGAATGACAGCTACCTGACCAGCCAGAGCCTCAGCTTGGTCTCTGAAAACCCCACATTAGCTGGACAGCCTCTGTTCTCCACAGAGAAACAGTTTCCTTCCCCCAGCAGGTTCAAATCAGGGATGAGCTCTCCACTAAGGTCCACCTTAGAGAAACCTCACTATGGGTTGCTGGTCGGGGACTCCCAGCACTCGTTTTCCTTTTCAGGCGACGAGACCACCCCTCCCTCTGCGGTGTCCCCAGCTGAGGAGGACTTTCTGGAGCAGGTCTCTCCCTCAAAAAAGACTGACTCTTCACAAGGGATACTACAGACTTTTCAAATAAGCTCCTTTGAACAGAACTTCAAATCTCATTTCCAGACGTCAAGATCTGCAGCCTCCTCGCAGTTTACGGTTGCCAACGGACAAGTGAGTGTTCGAGGACACAGCACAGAATTCTCAGAGTTCCCTTTAGTCCGAGTCACTGAGACCAGGTCTCAACTGAACTCATCCCCTGACGTTTCGACCAGTGAATCGTTTGGCTGA